One window from the genome of Pseudoalteromonas sp. '520P1 No. 423' encodes:
- a CDS encoding SDR family NAD(P)-dependent oxidoreductase yields the protein MKHILITGASSGIGHALALQYATKGNIVYAGGRNKNKLDKAFASHHNIISFVCDVTILEDIEQASVNLPKLDIIILNAGDCEYIDDPIKFDGHLFARIVTNNLISVGYCLQVLLKNLRPHGNLAFTSSSAAFLPLTRTQAYGASKAGLNYLAKSLSIDLKPHDINVSVINPGFVRTPLTDKNTFTMPGIISSELAANSIIAGIDKNKSEINIPFFFTFVMKLFSLFPFYIWQKLALRMIQK from the coding sequence ATGAAACATATTTTAATAACAGGTGCCTCTTCAGGCATTGGCCACGCTCTGGCTTTACAATATGCAACTAAAGGCAATATTGTATATGCTGGAGGTAGGAATAAAAATAAGTTAGATAAAGCATTTGCCAGCCATCATAATATTATTTCTTTTGTGTGTGATGTGACAATTTTAGAAGATATAGAACAAGCATCGGTAAACTTGCCTAAACTAGATATCATCATTCTTAATGCAGGTGATTGTGAGTATATAGATGACCCAATCAAGTTTGATGGTCATTTATTTGCTCGAATTGTCACTAATAACTTAATTTCTGTTGGCTATTGCTTACAGGTATTGCTTAAAAATTTAAGGCCTCATGGCAATTTAGCATTCACTAGTTCAAGTGCAGCTTTTTTACCATTAACTAGAACACAAGCTTATGGCGCCTCAAAAGCTGGACTCAATTATTTAGCCAAATCATTAAGCATTGATTTAAAGCCTCATGACATTAATGTCAGTGTAATAAACCCCGGGTTCGTTCGCACACCACTAACAGATAAAAACACCTTTACTATGCCAGGTATTATTTCAAGTGAACTCGCTGCAAATTCTATTATTGCTGGTATAGATAAAAATAAATCAGAAATTAATATCCCTTTCTTTTTTACCTTCGTAATGAAGCTTTTTTCACTTTTTCCCTTTTATATTTGGCAAA
- a CDS encoding nuclear transport factor 2 family protein has translation MNSHSEKIHDFNDVFMPHHGWVDEFIEAYNKLNVNNLKSLEEIYHNDIHFQDPLHTVNGRKNLIQYFEKMYTNIIYCHFDITHSFNSENEAALYWDMTYQHPGLNKGKKILVHGHSRLKVVDRKVIFHRDYFDVGNLIYQHVPLLGGLINWINNRAAK, from the coding sequence AATGATGTTTTTATGCCTCATCATGGCTGGGTAGATGAGTTTATTGAAGCTTATAACAAACTTAATGTAAATAATTTGAAGTCATTGGAAGAGATTTATCACAATGATATCCATTTTCAAGATCCATTGCATACCGTAAACGGTCGAAAAAACCTGATTCAGTACTTTGAAAAAATGTATACAAATATTATATATTGCCATTTCGATATTACTCATAGCTTTAATAGCGAAAATGAAGCTGCTTTGTACTGGGATATGACATATCAACATCCAGGCCTTAACAAAGGAAAAAAGATCTTAGTACATGGCCACTCTAGGTTAAAAGTTGTAGATAGAAAGGTGATTTTTCATAGAGATTATTTTGATGTTGGTAATTTAATTTATCAGCATGTTCCTTTATTAGGTGGTTTGATTAATTGGATAAATAACCGAGCTGCAAAATGA